The sequence CTTTGGATTTGGTAAATCCCACGTGGATTCGCCAAGGCCAACGGTTTTGGTATTGGATCCCCCGATTCTTAACCGTATATATGCACCATCTGATCTGACACTAAATTTTGTTTGCACCAAAGGCtcaatttagtccctgaatAGTGAATTTGTATCAAAAGGCAAAACCAAACTTATAAAGTAATTTAAGTTAACGACATActtataaaacttaaaaaatcgATAAGATTGCTACATTCATCCAAAATAAACTAGGATTAATAGGAAAAATGCCAATCAATGACATCATCAATGTTTGGCCATTGGCTATAGTAATGATTTCCCGACACACCTTATCGTTTTATACAATGATGTCCACTCAATAATTGCATGACCCGACACCCATTTCATAAGCCAGAGCACTTGTATCCGCACACAACACAACGTCAAGTGAACAAGGATTCTGGGATACAGCACCAAACCATGAAATGTTCATCCACTAAAATATCTATgtatacattttctttttgagattCTGATTAGAGAAATCAGTATAACTTCTGCCGTACAAACCAATCTTAGAAATACACACAAACATCTACTTTTAATCATATACTTCAAATAATATACATTCATCCTTGAGGCACACCATTTCAAACAGTTGCCATCACAAAATCCAGAGCTCCCATTTTCTGGTTGGATTATTTGAATGCTTTTGCAACTGGCCTCCCCTTCCCCTTTTTTTCCcttcatataataataaatcacaCTATTCTTTGACCCATTTAATTTACAATGTCACTGCTCTTTCCCTAGCGTTGCAAATGTACAACAATGCCCCAGTCCTATATTTGAGACTCATGGCACAGAATTTTCCTTAAGCTCAGACAAAGATGGTGATGATGCACCGCTGATTCTACTGGGCACGGGTGTATTTCTCCGTGATTGGCGTTTAGTAGGCACTAGGACACTCTCAGTTTCCAACTTCTCACTTATatcatcattttcatcatcatcatcaccatcatcatttttaaaaactgGATGCCTATATGCATTTTGAAGGAAGGGTTTCAAATTCAGGTTTGGTTCTCTTGCGCGTTCCAGGGTATCTTTCATCATTGCCTCCTGCAAGCGAACAACAAAAACTCATTAGCTATTTATCGAGTAAAATCACCATGCAGATCTACTTGACAGCGAGAACAATTCTCCCCAGTACAAGACATATTCACTATACAACTAAAACAAGTACTCCCAAATAATGGGGGACAATCATATGCATGTActcaaaattctttatttgaattatgCCAACATTTTTTAAACTCAGTCTTAGGATCTTAGCATTAGATAGAACCAAGGCATTTATCAGCTCCATGAAGGCAAATCAACTATAAGCCTAAGAAAAGAGGAGAGTACACGCACACGgtaacaataaaaagaaaaaaaaaaaaaagaagaatacaTACAATAACAAAGCATCAATTTTGCAATAGGAAGACATAACACACCTGTAGTGGATATTTAACAAATGCAGGTTCATACCGGCCTTTGCAGAACCTATGGAACCATATAGTGAGTACAGGAAGGACAATGAGAAATGGTGTTGACTGAGCAGCACGCTTTGTACTCAACAGTCCAATCATAAGCACCTGTGAGATTATCAATGCAGTAATAACACGTCCATGAACATCAGGCCAGAATGCTGCACCACTCTCATACTCCTGGTCATATACATTTATGATCTGCAGTTTCAAAGAAAAGGTTAGGACACAACTGAAAGAGAGATATAAGCCATACTATTTGTGAAAGTTTAACTCTCTCCTAATCAGAGCAACGACATTTGCATTCACCCAAAAGCAACAGAACATGAGGAAATTCCATGACCGCCATAATTTGTGTCGTTTTATATCTTGATACTTCATACTTGTCTTGTAAGTTCCCCAAATCTTTTATTCTACATATTCTATTGATGCAAGGACTGAGATCTATAGAGAGAAGGAACAAAATTGATCTGTGAGCTATCATGagatatcatattttattgatgTGACGCATTCTTTGCAATAACTTCTCCGTTTACCACcttaacataattttttaatgcttttcTCCCTCTTCAAGCTTTATATATCATGGAAAACTATAAGTCAAGTGCTTAAGCCACATCTAATGACAACAATTTAACACAAGATGTTTTTAGCTCAACAGCAGTCTCTGCCTCTGAAACTATCATAATTCTACCAGCATTTATTTTACTGTATGAatgattaaaagaaatatcagATATCTGCAAATTATCCAGTGTCCTGAACCTTAGACTACCATGGCCAGCCCTAAAGTACAGAGGTGTAATCAATTAATTCATGGAAGCTATTGACTGTATGGAATTGGAAATTTTCAGATCGAGTCTTTACCTGATGACGAAACACAACATAAGCGAAGGCAAAGAAAACTATTATGAATGGGAGGAGAGTTGGCGTCACTGTTGCATATACAAGACctaatagaaaatagaattgTATACGAGGTTctccagtgttgaaaccaaggCTTCCAGGATGCATCGCCTCTTCCCTGTCTTTTTCAGTCTTCACCAGGAAGAAATTTTTCAGGTGGAAGATTATAAGTGGTTTCAACATTAAAACTTCTCCAGCTATTCCAGCCCATCCGTCAACCATTATGTAGGTTATGAAGAAAGTTGCTTTCATTGGAATAGCCACGCCAATTGTTTTAGGAATGCTGCAAAATATACAAATGGACAAAacgataaataaaaatcattactGAAATTGTAAAAGTATCAGATGAAACATAAACAGATTAAATGGAAGATATTAAattccaaaagaaaattataaagagaTTTCAAATCAAGGAAGATAGTAACATAAACACAGTCTCTGAATTCTAGAGTGAATAAAAGAAGGAAGGGGCAGATGTGCCGTTAATATGCACAAAGCACAAACACACACTCATAAAGAGTCCCAGGTTGAAGTTTTGCGAGGGGAACTCAGCAGTACACAAATTAGATTGCACTATGTCATAAACACAAATTAAACAATTTTCTCCCTTCCCCTACAATTTTATCCTAAAATCCTCCCTGCAAACATGACGAAGAGTTATTACTTATCCACAATTCATAATGCTAACAATGCCCACCATATTCTTGAAAATATAGCATAACAAGTCCACATTAATCATGTATTATGTATAAATTGAAATACAAAAAGATGATCAATTTGTAGGTGTAACATACTCGTTAGCTGATTGCTTGATGAAAGAATTCAGCTGTTCAAACGCAGTTCCAGTGATTATGCTCCCAAGGAATACATTCACAATGTTGAAAAAGTAATATCGTGTTGCTGATCTCCTTTCCAGAGATGACAGAGAAGCAAACCCTTCAAATTTAGACATGATCATCAATATTGTTGGCAGGAAGATCAGAAAAAGCTTCAATGCAATGCCAGGAAGAAAACCTTGGATCactgatttaataaattttctgcATTGTCATTCAAGAGTTAATTAGTAGTTATAACTTTGAAATGCAACTGCCAACTAAAGATAGGAGGATTACTAACATTTCAATAATGGGCTTCAGAAAGGGAGCTCTTTTCTCAATTCCCTCAATGCTTGCAAGAGATTGCACAAATGCAATTGGGATCATGAAAAAGAAGGTAAGGAAAAAGAACGCAACACCCATTATTAACCTCCTAATTGCAAGTGAAACATATGGTATGGCAAGGTTATGCCAATATACATCACGAGGCTCCGGAGCCCAATCTGTTAACCACAAAGTTGGATTTCTTGATTGCTGAGTCTGTGCACAAACAGCTGCGCCCCATCGAGTTTTGAAGGAAACAAATGCTGCTGGCATGATAGCCTTCGGATCCTTTTCAACTCTTTCCCGCTCTTCCACTATCTGAATTATAGGAGGGCCATTCATGACCACAAATTAGAGCCTCGGTGGTGATCAAAATATCTAGCATAATAACACAGGCTTCTAACTATATTTAAGATAACTCAGGCAAGTAACTATATGAAAGTAGATCATTCATCATAAGAATGAAAAGCCCAAATCCCAACACCAAAGCATAAGATAGCAGATTAATGTTGCTAGCCTATTGAGGTAAAAAGATCACTTCGTATCTGGATCTGGTCTCAGGAAAGAAACAGTCGTAAGAGACTTAAGGTTCGACTTACttcttttgataatttctcaatctcaGATGTGTAATGATCAATAGCATCCACCTTTTTTCCCCAAAGCCCAAGAAAACCAGACTGCCAGTGAAGACATTTAAAACTAAgttaagataaaaattagGTTTTCCAGAGGGTTTAGGAACAAACATTGAGTAAATTTAGACATGCATGGTAGTTCCATTTATTTATAAGTACCTTCAGTAAAGGCCTTAGCGATTTATCCCTAGAATACTTAAGTTGATAGTAGTCGAGCCAGTTCTGcatacttttcttctttttgacCAATTTAGATAGTTTGTTTGCATTGTACACCACCTGcaaaagaatttctaaattttaaagcAGTTTAACAAAATACAGATACCAGCCAAATGATGCTGACCATTCATTATACAAATGacaatgttttaatattttgtgatTCCTCACAACTGGTTAATCAGTCAACTTCATTAGCTCTCTGGCAGTGACTTCCAGAATGTATCTCCagtttgggctgaaatctACCTGATGGGTTAAATAGTGATCTGGATGGTTGACCAGAAAAAAGTGCTCCACAAGCTCACTGACAGATTCATCAGGATCTGGTGGTACATTTCTAACAAGAACCTGTGAAGAGAATTGCAGGATATAAGTTTGTCATGTAGCCTGtgaaacaaatttaaaagtgCTGTAAACAGTGAACTATAGTGAAACATGAATATCAACAAATTTCATAGGAGCAAATCCTATATAAATACTTCAAAATtgcgtttttttttttcttcaaattggAAACAGTAAAACAAACTAAGTACAGAAAAACacaattttagattttaacaACTTAGATAGGACAAGTAAATTTTCTTACTGTAAATTGATCTGCACGACGTTTTTCTGAGGCAAGAAATTGCAGCCGCATTGTAGCAACTTTCTCATACTCCTTCATTAACACATAGCAAGTCCAAAAAGTAAAGGCATAAGCCATCACAATGTGTGCCCAAAATCTGCAATCGGATGGTCACCATGGTTACTAATGTATTCAGTTTTGTAAAGCTAAAGAACCACACAGCTTCATACAAAATTTACCAATAAAGAGAACATTATGGAATAAACATTACAAGAGCAtgattgaaaagaaaacaagtagACACTCCAGGGATTAAGACAAAATGAAGATATTGTATTAACTAGCATTTTAAATAAGACAATAATCCAAGTATGAAAAGGGAATTACTAAGTAAAAATCTAATACATCAGTCACTAATAAACATCCAAACTGGACATCCTAAGCTTGGTAGAATATTATGATCACCTCACTGAATATGTGAAAAAGATTATGAAACAAAAGGATGATGCTTATATACCTTTGTGAATGAAGAGGGATATTCGAAATTGAAAGCTTGTCAATGTCGCTGGAAGTCACATTAGCTAGTGCTAGCTCCAAGGTGCTGTTTGTCCAATTAACTGGAACCAGGATGGCCCAAGCGAGGAATGCAATAGGAACAAAAATCTTAAGTCtgcatcattaaaaaaaaaaaaaaaaaaaaaaaaaaaagaaagaaatcctAAGTATGCGAAATAATACGGGAGAAAAAGTATTCTCACAAGACAATTAAACAAGGATGAAGTTTGAGCATACCCTAACAAGTAAATGCGCAAGTAGACAGCAGAATCCAATCCAGCATGGTCAATAAGTTCAGGCTCCGGCATTCTCAAAGCTTCAGGCATCCAATTTAGAAATCTGAGGTAAGATCTAAAGTCCAAATTGACAAACCTCCTGACAAATGCCCCTGAGCGAGTAGGACTACTTCTTATGCCTTTAAGATACCATTTTGGGAAGTAAACCCTATCATTAAAGGGCTGCAACCTCAAAATAGCAAATgctaaaaggaaaataaatgcAGTAAGAAGATTGATAGCGGCAGAAACCCCTATATCCCCTAAAGTTGCCATTTATATATCTTCAACAAAGACCTGCAAAACCAAATTCAGCGCCCAATAAGTATGACAGCAGCTTAAATTTGGCAAAAGCATAATCTTTAAATGAAAAGGCAGACGACTTTTGAAACTAAAACAAGCTATTATAAATCTTACTTGGCGGCAGGCggataaaaaaaaacacagTGATCTAACAGCAATGGGTTATAAATTTGCAGCAGGATTAAAAGATAATGAGAAAGTAAGTTGAAGAAGGCAGTGTTTGGATTGCTTTTTAGCTCAAGGAAAGCAATCGAATGATTCGGTCACTACTTTTTGAGAGGATAAGTAGCAGGCACGCTACTACCAGAGGGGCACAAACACGCCTTTCACTTTGGATAAATAAAACAactgatataatttttagttaaattgaagaaatttaattaagaaaaaaacgaAGATCCAGAAATAGGAATCGTTCGATAAGCAAACAGTAGAGAGTATTTGCTTCTTCAATGGCAACGTCTTTTAGGACATTTTCGACAAATTTGATTtcattgtatttttatattattaattattttttttaataataatgaaaaggaGGGTTAGGATATGAGTATGACCAGTAATGTCGGCAAGTATCCACGTGGGAGCACCAACGGCTCCTTTACGTCGGTTTCTGGAATTTTGCGCCAAAAAGGGCAAAGAATGCGTGTGCAAGTGCAAGGGGAGGTGAAATGCACGAACCAGTGAGATTGGAGTAGttagcaaataaaataaatgggGATTTAAGAGAAAGCAAAGTGGCGCCGCGTCGCGTGGAGAGAGCGTAGATTGCGTGGGTGTGTCTATTAGGCGACAGCAAATGTTCGTTGGAGGTTACCGGCGCCGATGGgattcttaattatatattattagtagTAAAAATGCTGTTTGGGTTACTGTTTTTGACTGCTGGTCATTGACAATGACAACcatgtatttttgtaaatatataaaaggttCATAATACTAAAATGGCGATATGGTTATTGAAATtgaaatgatgaataattgaTCGAGTGTTCTCCATTTCACCTACTAAAGGTTTGTTGAGATTTGAGATTTGAGATATTAATAATGTGTTTCtggtttttaaatttagaatttattctcACATGTGAGATATAGATATAGTCAACCAAATGGAGGCCTCTGGTTTTGGAGTTGGACtcgtaattttataaatattttttgcttgttttaaattgatttaCTTGGTCATTCATGTTGCCGACTTAGCATTGGACTGTCTTTGATCATTAATTGCAAGAAATGTGACCACATTTATTCAAACATAAGAAAggttttattatatgataaatgGAATGTTTAGAAATAACAGTGTCCGGATTTTCTAAATTCCATTTGTCACGTTTATTGCAATGAAAGCCCTGGCAAAAGGGCACAGCCGTGttgtaggttccaaacaaatgCCCGATTCAACTACCTCAACTCAGTTTCTTCTATCACATTAACAACAAGGGACATCTTGTGTTGTAAAATATTACTCGGAAGATTAGATCGATATGAATCCGATACATAATCATAATTCTtcttagagaaaaaaataaaaataaaacaacaatcataattaacataaacaaaacgACAAAGAATTTACTTGCAAGCCGATGCATTCATGATTTACTTTTCAGGCAAAAGGGACAGGGCTGTTTGCCTTGGCCGAAATGAGAAAAAGGGGCCAGGTTTATTGCCATTGTCCATTATGTATAGAGCTTTTGACAGCCGAAGATGCCACCACCAACTTGTTCTCTGTATTTTTATTGTCTTTATTACCTTACTTGACATTATCATTCCAATTAACCACAACTGACGGCCACCTGAGGATGAATTTTAGCATTCAGCTTTACTTCTACAAATGCAGTGCCAGCAGTGCTACGTCCTCATTTGAGTTTTTGACTTGTTGCCTAAGGATACAAATTGCAGTATAACAAATAAGGCAGGCAAGGAAGGCCACATAACTTATCTAAATAGTTTGGAACTAAAGCTCAGTTGAGCAAATCCAAAGAGCAGATGCCAATACGAGTCGGAGGATTCTTGCCATCCTTGAAAATTTCAATCTCAAAAGCATGAGTCTATCCATTCTCTTCCTACAGTTAATAACTTAATGTGTTTAGTTTCGCTTCCTACCACcgcttttcttctttcccccTCCCCGGTGTTTCTTTCCAGTTCCCTTTTTCTTCATCTTCGTCTTCCCTTTAACGACCATCTGGCTGGATGAATCATTCTCTCTAGATGGGCCTGCGTGTAACATATGCTTCACATCAAGTACACCGTTCCTAAAATAACCTTCACTTGACTTCAGCCCCCTGTACTCAGTTTTGCGCTTGTCCACTGATCTTTTAGCACCACCGCTATGCTTGCCTCCAAATCGTCCAAGAATCATATTCTATAATGTCAAACAGTTAGTGAACATGCACAAGGCTTGTGCAGTCAAATGAAGCAATTCGCAATTTTGAACGGGCGCTAGAAGAAATCTATTACCTCTTGTAGtattttctcttctctttcctGTTGATTCTTCATCTGTACACGTGCTACGCTTAGAGGCAGTCTCTGTTTTTTAGGAGGCTGTATTGAGGATAAGCACAGATAAAAGTTCAGATAGCTTCCAGGGCAGAAACATCGCACATGCAACCGATATAGTCCACCAAAAGCTGTGTGCACGCACACATATAGTTCTTACCTTACCACCAAGAGAGACTACCTTCCTGTTCTCGAactcctttttctctttccatGTCCTATGTGAGGCATCTGAATACCAAAGTACAATTTCCCACAGGTCACAAACAAAtgcaaatgaaaaagaaaaaacaaatagaGCTATGAAACATCCTATTGAAGAACCATAAACCATCAGGATTAAATAGATTATACATTTTTATCACTTTCAATGACAAAGATAGAGCATGTTCAAGCAAAAATGCAAATGCCCTTCCTTTGTTTCCCAATCAGTCCATAAATTACAGCAAAACTTCTGGGTTATTTCGCAATCCAGGAATCTAAATTAGGTGCAAGAGGAAAATCATATAATGTGTCTCTTTTACTCCCAGTCCTCAATCCTCCAACTACTTGATAACACCCGGTCCATGTTACCAGCATTCATCATACGAATCAAACATGTGAAATCTGCAGCCAAATTTCTGGCAACAGATGGGCATGAGCTTTGTAGGAATCTAGTTAGCAATAGACAGACTTATCGTTGATGTTTAATAGGTATAGAAATTGTGAACATAACAATGGCACTTCAGTCCAACAAGATTAGCTATTAAGCATTCCCAGATAATCACTAGCAGCTAAGCGCAAACATAAATCACGAACGGCGAGTGACGAAATgttaatgaaaaaagaaagaaataatcgAAAGTAAATCATCATGCAAAAGAAGTAGAGAAAACTAGGAGaagattgaaaaaataaactgAAAATACCGAAAAGCTGAATGTCTTTCATAATCTGTTTGAAGTCCCAATCAGGGACCTTGCTATCCATTTCGTCGCTTTTCCGGTTCGTCTTCTTCACTGTCTTAGTCATACTTTAGctgaaaagaatagaaaaaaccCTAACTTCAATACATCTAACCTATATAATCAGAGCGAATAAATTGTTGTAATAGAAAGACAATTGCAATGACCTGCAGCTTTGTTATCAATTAAAGATATAGAGACCAGAGACGAAGACGGAGAAGGGGacggagagagagagagagaggtagCGCTCCGCaagtttggattttttttcccctctttcaattttaacctaattaccttatatataaaaaaaaaaaaaaacaatgacCTAATTACTTGAGGTCAAATCAATTTGAGTTCCTATTGGCTGAAATAGTGAAATGTCTGCTGTCAAggttttaaaattgaaaaggtaTTCCAAAATTTGATACGGGTaataattaagagaaaaagaaaagaaactctttTTAAATGCTAAAAGATTTTTAagtaattcaattttaaaaaaagtgcAGGTAATTGGTAATTAGACCTAAAAAGATTGTGGATTCTAATTCTACGTAGGAAGAGTTAATAAGTcaaattacattaattatgg comes from Ricinus communis isolate WT05 ecotype wild-type chromosome 5, ASM1957865v1, whole genome shotgun sequence and encodes:
- the LOC8277979 gene encoding uncharacterized protein LOC8277979, which gives rise to MTKTVKKTNRKSDEMDSKVPDWDFKQIMKDIQLFDASHRTWKEKKEFENRKVVSLGGKPPKKQRLPLSVARVQMKNQQEREEKILQENMILGRFGGKHSGGAKRSVDKRKTEYRGLKSSEGYFRNGVLDVKHMLHAGPSRENDSSSQMVVKGKTKMKKKGTGKKHRGGGKKKSGGRKRN